A segment of the Desulfofundulus kuznetsovii DSM 6115 genome:
CGAGTGCCTGGCCGTAGCTATTTTGGATGAAGCCCTGGCCCTGCGCCGGGGAGGTATAACCGCCCCCATCCTGATCCTGGGTTATACCCCCCCGGAACAGGCGTCCTTTTTGGTGGAGTATGATCTGACCCAGACCGTTTTTTCCCTGGATGCAGTCCAGGCCATTTCTGCTGCTGCCGCAGCCGCGGGGAAAACCGCCCGGGTACACATAAAGGTGGACACGGGTATGGGCCGTATCGGTGTCTTTCCTTCTGAGGCACCGGATTTTGCTGAGGCCGTATCCCGGCTGCCGAATATCTTTATCGAAGGGGTCTATACCCACATGGCCTGCGCCGACGAACAGGACAAAGCTTACACCCGCTGGCAGTTCGACCGCTTTAAAGAAGCAGTGGCCGGCATTGAAGCCCGGGGCGTAGCCATACCGCTTAAACACGTGGCCAACAGTGCCACCACCCTGGATTTACCGGAAATGCATCTGGATATGGTACGGACGGGTATTATTTTGTACGGCCTGTGGCCTTCTCCCGATGTGCGGCGGGTAATTGATTTAAAACCGGCTATGCAGCTAAAAACCCGGGTAGCTTATGTTAAACAGGTGCCGGCTGGTACTTCCATCAGCTACGGCCGCACATTTACCACCACCGGCCCTTCGGTTATTGCTACTCTCCCCCTTGGCTATGCCGACGGCTGGTCCCGGCTGTTGTCCAATAAGGCCGAAGTGTTAATTCACGGGCAGCGGGCTCCGCTGGTGGGCCGGGTGTGCATGGACCAGTGCATGGTGGACGTAACCCGGATTCCGGGGGTGCGGCCGGGGGACGAGGTCGTTCTCTTTGGAGTGCAGGGGGAGCAGTTTTTACCCGTTGAGGAAGTGGCCTCCCATATGGGCACAATTAATTATGAGATGGTTTGCTTGATCAGTAAGCGGGTACCGCGTATTTATCTTAATGATTGAACAGGATGACTGAACGGGCCGGGTTAAACCCGGCCCAATTTGCAGTTTTGAGGCGACGGTTGTCTGGGCCAAACAGTGCCTCCAGGAGAACGGCCTCCCAGGAATAAGGCAATTTTGGTTGACTTGAGGAAAGGGTTTTTGTATATTATATGTTAACCAAACATTTATTAATAGTTAACGATAGGAGGGATAGGATTTTGCAGCTGTCGGTAAAAGAAATGGTTCTGGTGTCCATGTTTGCCGCCCTGACGGCAGTGGGAGCTTTCATTAGGATTCCCATTCCTTATGTGCCCTTTACCCTGCAGTTTCTCTTTGTCCTCTTTGCCGGGCTTTTGTTGGGCAAGCGGCTGGCTTTTTTGAGCCAGGTAATCTATCTTGCCCTGGGATTGGCCGGACTGCCCATTTTTGCCCAGGGTGGCGGCCCGGCCTACGTGCTGCAGCCCACCTTTGGTTACCTGGTGGGATTTGCCCTGGGCGCTTACGTTATCGGGGCGGTTGTAGAAAGGGTAAGGGAGAAGGGAGTACCCGGTTATTTTCTGGCCAGTATGGCCGGGCTCGTGGTGGTTTACGTTCTGGGAGTGATCCACCTGTACATAATTTTAAATTACGTGGTGCAAAAACCCTTCACCCTGGCCCAGGCGGTATGGTTTGGAGCCATTGTCTGTGCACCGGGGGATCTGTTTTTATCCCTGGTAGCCTCCCTGGTTGGCGGCAGGGTATATAAGACACTACAATCCGTCAATCCGGTCCACCGGGAGGTGTTTTAATGGGCAGGGGATACCTGGTTACCGGTACTGATACCGGTGTGGGCAAGACAGTGATCACCGCCGCCCTGGTGGGGGTCTGGCGTAGACGTGGAATTGATGCCGTAGCCATAAAACCGGTACAGAGCGGGGCAACTGAGGTCAAGGGGCGGTTAGTCCCCGAGGATGTAGTTTTTTACCGTCATGTGGCCGGCCTGCCCCAGTCCCTAGATGAGCTGAACCTTTATCGTTTTACCCCTGCTGTTTCCCCTCACCTGGCCGCAAAGCTTTCGGGGGAAAGAGTTGAACCGTCACGGGTGGTGGATTTTTGCCGGGAAGTGCTTCAACGCCACGAGCTGGTCCTGGTAGAGGGGGCCGGGGGGTTGTGTGTGCCCCTTTCCGGTCCCGACTTTACCGTGGCCGACCTGGCCCGGGAGCTTTCCCTGCCCCTGCTGGTGGTGGCCCGCCCGGGGTTGGGCAGCATCAACCATACCGTGCTGACCGTAGCCTATGCTCAAAACAGAGGTCTTCCCGTAGCCGGAATAATTATTAACGGCCTAAAAGCGGGAGAGGCGGGTCCTGCGGAAAAGGACAACCCGGGGATTATTGCAGCTATGACCGGCGTGCCCGTGCTGGGGATAGTACCCTACCTGCCGGGGGTCAGTGTGGAAAAGGGGAGCGCTGACGGGCTGGTGGAGACAGTGGAAAACACTGTGGTCTGGGGGGATTTGGTTTCCCGGATTTGCGGGTGCACTGGTACAGGATAAACGTGCTTGCTCCCGGGATGAAATGAAAACGTTGTGCTTAAAATGGGCGAGTGGACCCAGCACTCACCATGATTACTGGCTCTTTTCGAAACCCGAGTGCCATTTAAACCTGGAACGCCGGTAGTATAGTCATGTTTTTGGGTGAGTGCTGGGCGGTAGCCAACCGGGCATTTATCCAGTCTATTTCTTCCGGAGGTGCTCGATTTGATTAAATACGATCCCGCCCTTTTGGAACAGTGGGACAAGGAGTACGTCTGGCATCCTTTTACCCAGATGCAGCAGTATACCCGGGAAAAACCTCTTATCATTGCCCGGGGCGAGGGAAGCTACCTTATTGATGTAGAAGGAAACCGCTACCTGGATGGAGTTTCGTCCCTCTGGGTGACCGTACACGGCCACTGTCATCCCGCATTAAACCGGGCCATCAAAGAACAGCTGGATGAAATAGCCCATTCTACCCTGTTGGGTTTGGCCAACGTTCCCTCGATTCTCCTGGCCAAAAAGCTGGTGGAGATTACTCCCCCGGGACTCAATAAAGTTTTTTACTCCGACGCCGGGGCCACCGCCGTGGAGATTGCCTTAAAAATGGCCTTTCAATACTGGCAGCAAAAGGAAGGGGGGCGCTTCCGCAGCAAGACGAAGTTCATCTCCCTGGTGGAAGCCTACCACGGGGACACCATTGGTTCGGTCAGCGTGGGCGGCATATCCCTTTTTCACGGTATTTTTAAACCTCTGCTTTTTGAATGCCTGCATGCTCCCGCTCCCTATTGCTACCGCTGCCCGCTGGAAAGAGAAAGGGAAAGCTGCGGGATGGCCTGTGCGGACCGGCTGGAGGAATTGTTAAAGGAGCACCATCAGGAGGTTGCCGCCGTGATCATCGAACCCCTGGTTCAGGGGGCCGCCGGGATGATCACTGCACCGGACGGTTTCCTTCGCCGGGTGCGGGAACTATGCACCAGGTATAACGTTCTGCTGATTGCCGATGAGGTGGCGGTGGGTTTCGGCCGGACAGGTCGACTCTTTGCCTGTGAACACGAAGGGGTTTCTCCCGATTTAATGTGCCTGGCCAAGGGTATTACCGGGGGCTATCTTCCCCTTGCCGCCACCCTGACTACCGATGAGGTCTACAGCGCCTTTCTGGGTAAACCGGAGGAAGGCAAGACCTTTTATCATGGCCATACCTACACGGGCAACCCCCTGGCCTGTGCTGCCGCCCTGGCCAGCATTGAGTTATTTGAAAAGGAAAATTTGCTGGCCGCCCTGCAACCTAAAATAGAACTGCTGCACCGCAAGCTGGGAGGTTTCTGGGAGTTGCCCCATGTGGGGGACATCCGCCAGCGGGGTATGATGGTGGGTATTGAGCTGGTAGCGGATAAAAAGACCAAACAACCTTACCCTAGGGAGGAGCAAGTGGGCCACCGGGTGATCCTGGAGGCCCGCCGGCGGGGGCTGGTTATCCGTCCCCTGGATAATGTGATCGTACTTATGCCCGTACTGGCCATGTCGGAAGAGGAACTGAACCAGGTCCTGGAGATCACTTATGAATCCATAGCCGTGGTCACGGGTAAGTAAAAAGTCACCTAATCCCATTTCGTAGTGAGACCGCCCCTTGCTGAAGGTGGCGTGTGCCGCTCGATGAACAAGGGAAAAGTTCGTCCCAACACCCCATGCCTGGATAATTAGTTGAGAATCTTGGGGGGTTTTAGCTTATGTGGCAGGAGATAAAAAATAAGGTCCTGGAAGGGGAGGGCTTAACCCGGGAAGAAGCCCTTGCCCTGGCCGGCTGGCCGCCGGAGAAGCTGGGGGAGCTGCTGGACTTGTCCCGGCAGGTACGCGAGCGCTTCGGGGGCCGGGAAGTGGAGCTCTGTTCCATCATTAATGCCCGGTCTGGTCTTTGCAGTGAAGACTGCCGTTTTTGCGCCCAGTCCTCCCGCTACCGGACCGGGGTGAAAACCTATCCTTTGCTTGGGCCGGAAGAGGCCCTGGAAAAGGCCCGGCGCATGGAAGCCGCCGGGGCGCGGCGTTTTGCCCTGGTGACCAGCGGCCGGGGCATTGGAGAGCAGGATTTTCGGCGGGTGCTGGACACTTACCGGGTGCTGCGGGCCGAAACCCGCCTGGAACTCTGTGCTTCCCTGGGTATCATTGATGGGGATAAGGCCCGGCGTTTAAGGGAAGCCGGGGTAACCACCTATCATCACAATCTGGAAACCAGCCGGAGTTATTTCCCCCATATTTGCACCACCCATACCTTTGAGGAGAGGGTGGCCACCATCCGGGCCGCCCAGGCGGCCGGATTAAAGGTTTGTTCCGGCGGGATCATCGGCATGGGGGAATCCATGGCCGACCGGCTGGAAATGGTCCTGGAGCTGCGGGAACTGGGGGTAACATCAGTTCCGGTAAACATTTTAAACCCCATTCCCGGCACGCCCCTGGCCGGACAGAAGTCCCTGCCGGTAGAGGAGATCTTCAAAGCCCTGGCCCTTTTCCGCCTGATCATGCCCCGGGCCGTTTTACGCCTGTGCGGGGGGAGGGAGCCCGGTTTGGGGGAAAAGCAGCAAAAAGCCCTGGAGGTGGCCGTTAACGGGCTGATGATCGGCAACTATCTCACCACCCGGGGCAATGAAGTACAGGAGGACCTGGACATGATAGCCGCCGCGGGGTTAAGGCTGGCTGCCGGGGGCTGAGCCTAAAAAAAAGGTGCGATTCCGGCGGTTACGCCTTGAGCCTTTCTACCAGTTCCTGATCGGGATTAACGGTGAGGGTGCGCTGTCCGGTATATATAACGTAGCCGGGACGGGCTCCCCGGGGTTTGTGTACGTTTCTGCGCAGGGTATAATCCACCGGCACGTTTTGCGATTCCCTGGCCCGGCTGAAGTAAGCGGCCAGGGAGGCAGCCTCGGCCAGGGTGGTTTCCGGTACTGTCCGTCCGCCGGTGCGAATGAGCACGTGGGAACCGGGGATGTCCCTGGTGTGCAGCCAGACGTCTTCACCTCTGGCCAGGCGCAGGGTGAGGTAGTCGTTTTGCTTGTTGTTCCGTCCCACTAAAATGGTAAAACCATCGCTGGAAGTAAAAACAAGGGGCCGGGGTTTTTCCGGTTCCCTTTTCTTTTCCCTGTTTGCCGGCTTCAAGTAGCCCTGTTCCTCCAGTTCTTCCCTGATTTCCACCAGCTCCGGTACGGTTGTGGCCTGGATAATGGCCGTTTCTACGCCTTTTAAATATTCCAGCTCCCTTTGGGTTTGTTCGATCCGGTTCCCGGTTTCCTCCCTGGTTTGTTTGGCCTTGGTATATTTTTTAAAGTAGGCCTGGGCATTTTGCACCGGTTTCAAGCGGGGATCGAGGGAGATGATTACCATCTTTTTTCCCGGGTCGTAGAAATTTTCCAGGGTAACCTCGCTAAGACCTTTTTCCAGGCGGTACAGGTTGGCCATGATTAGTTCTCCAAAGATTCTATATTCATCCGCCCGTTCGGCTTTGGCCAGGCTTTCTTCCTGCAGGGAAAGCTTTTGGGAGAGGCGGCCCATCTCCCGCCGCACAACGGTAAGCAGGGATTGTTTTTTACTTTGATAATCCTGCTCTTCTTCCCTGGCCGTATAAAAGAGATCGACCAAAGTATTCATGGTACCCTGCCGGCGGGTTAAAGGGTGAAAATGGGTTAGATCAAAGGCGGCAAATTCCCTGGGCCTGCCCTGTTCGTCCAGCACCAGGGAAGGTTGGAATTCTCCCCGGGCAATGGCGCCGGCCATTTGTTGAATTGCCTGCCACAAAACCACTAGTTCATGTTCCCCGCAATGATCCAGAATAAGGTCTTGCGCCAGTCCGGCCCGGTAAAGGATCTCCCGCGCCATCACCTGGCTAATCCCATCCAGGATACGCTGCAAGATAGCAGCTACGGGGGTTTCCAGGGGAGCTTCGAGCAACGCCTGGCGGAATTCCTCTTCTTTCAGTTCCAGGGGATTTAGTTTATGCTGTTCCGGCGGGGGTATATATTCCCGGCCGGGCAAAACCTCCCGGTGGCGGCTGACGGCGTAGGTATAGCGTTTGATGGCGTCAATAATTTGCTTTGTACCGGGGTTAACCAGAATAATGTTGCTGTGCCGCCCCATGATTTCACATACCAGTTCCTTCAAACTGGGTTCTCCCAGGTCGTTGTAGCTCTGAACCTGGAAAACCAGTACCCGGTCCAACCCCCGCTGTTGGATTCCCCGGATGCGGCCTCCCTCCAGGTGCTTGCGCAGGACCATGCAAAATACCGGTGGGGATGGGGGGTTTTCCCTTACCCGCCCGGTTAAGTGTACCCGGGCGTTTTCCGGATGAGCGGAAAGCAACAGGCGGGCCCGGGTGCCCGGGCGGTGGATGAGCAGATGTATTTCCAGAGGAGAAGGTTGGTAGATTCTGTCAATACGTCCATCGAGCAGTTCACTTTCCAACTCTTTGCGTACCGCTGCCATTACCAGTCCATCAAAGGGCATAGAAGACTTCCTTTCCTCCACTGACATGTTACCAAACAGTTGAAAATATTTAGTAAAACCGTTATGAGGAGGATGCGGCGCTGTCCGGAGCGAACGACTTGCGAAGCGCCGGTAACAGCACCCGGTGAAGCGAGGCTGCCGGCTCGGCTCTCGAGGACGCATGATGAACTACCCGGAAGAGGACCTTTTAAGACATATTGTTTCAAAAGGTAACAACGAAGAATGATTAGTGGCGGGCAATCCGCAGAGAGCCAGAGCCGGTCCGAAGCGAGCCGCGGTGCTGTCGGCGCGGAGCACTGGAGTGAGCGGGGACAGCGCCGCATCCAACCGGGCTTACTGAATATTTACAAACAGTTTATCACTTCCGGCCGGCGACCCGCAAGGTACGGGCAAGGATTCTGCTACCGTTTTTCCTTACCACACCAATATCGACAGGATTACGCAGGATACGCGGTTTGTTTACCACCGCGCCACGTTTCGTAAATGGTTTTTGTGCTGCCCCGCTCCCTTTGCCAGCTTTAGCAAAGGGATAGTTTGGATCATGCCCCTCGGAGGTTATTTTTGCCAGGTGATGCGCATATGTTTAAGTGGGACAAACCGCAATGGTAGGGGTGATGGCCAATGCCGGAACAATGGTATTCCTTAACTGGCGAAGAAGTGGCAGCGGTGCTCAAGACCGATCCGCACCGGGGCCTGGACGAGCGGGAGGTCAGGGGAAGGACCGCCAGCTTTGGTCCCAATGAACTGGCCAGGGCACCCCGGGTGCCCTTATGGCGGATGTTCTTAGAACAGTTTAAAGATTTCATGGTGTTGATTTTGCTGGCAGCTACCATCATTTCTGGATTTTTGGGAGAATTTGTGGACGCCGCCACCATTATGGTCATTGTGATCATCAATGCCATTCTGGGCTGCGTCCAGGAGTACCGGGCCGAGCGCTCCATGGAAGCTTTAAAAGAGCTCACCGCTCCCGAGGCCCGGGTAATCCGGGGGGGGATGGACCAAAAGATCCCCGCCGCAGCACTGGT
Coding sequences within it:
- a CDS encoding biotin transporter BioY, which produces MQLSVKEMVLVSMFAALTAVGAFIRIPIPYVPFTLQFLFVLFAGLLLGKRLAFLSQVIYLALGLAGLPIFAQGGGPAYVLQPTFGYLVGFALGAYVIGAVVERVREKGVPGYFLASMAGLVVVYVLGVIHLYIILNYVVQKPFTLAQAVWFGAIVCAPGDLFLSLVASLVGGRVYKTLQSVNPVHREVF
- the bioB gene encoding biotin synthase BioB, with the protein product MWQEIKNKVLEGEGLTREEALALAGWPPEKLGELLDLSRQVRERFGGREVELCSIINARSGLCSEDCRFCAQSSRYRTGVKTYPLLGPEEALEKARRMEAAGARRFALVTSGRGIGEQDFRRVLDTYRVLRAETRLELCASLGIIDGDKARRLREAGVTTYHHNLETSRSYFPHICTTHTFEERVATIRAAQAAGLKVCSGGIIGMGESMADRLEMVLELRELGVTSVPVNILNPIPGTPLAGQKSLPVEEIFKALALFRLIMPRAVLRLCGGREPGLGEKQQKALEVAVNGLMIGNYLTTRGNEVQEDLDMIAAAGLRLAAGG
- the bioD gene encoding dethiobiotin synthase — translated: MGRGYLVTGTDTGVGKTVITAALVGVWRRRGIDAVAIKPVQSGATEVKGRLVPEDVVFYRHVAGLPQSLDELNLYRFTPAVSPHLAAKLSGERVEPSRVVDFCREVLQRHELVLVEGAGGLCVPLSGPDFTVADLARELSLPLLVVARPGLGSINHTVLTVAYAQNRGLPVAGIIINGLKAGEAGPAEKDNPGIIAAMTGVPVLGIVPYLPGVSVEKGSADGLVETVENTVVWGDLVSRICGCTGTG
- the alr gene encoding alanine racemase — translated: MITESCSNGRPVWVEVNLGAVARNVREIRKLLQPGTKLMAVVKADAYGHGALPVARAALANGAECLAVAILDEALALRRGGITAPILILGYTPPEQASFLVEYDLTQTVFSLDAVQAISAAAAAAGKTARVHIKVDTGMGRIGVFPSEAPDFAEAVSRLPNIFIEGVYTHMACADEQDKAYTRWQFDRFKEAVAGIEARGVAIPLKHVANSATTLDLPEMHLDMVRTGIILYGLWPSPDVRRVIDLKPAMQLKTRVAYVKQVPAGTSISYGRTFTTTGPSVIATLPLGYADGWSRLLSNKAEVLIHGQRAPLVGRVCMDQCMVDVTRIPGVRPGDEVVLFGVQGEQFLPVEEVASHMGTINYEMVCLISKRVPRIYLND
- the bioA gene encoding adenosylmethionine--8-amino-7-oxononanoate transaminase, whose product is MLDLIKYDPALLEQWDKEYVWHPFTQMQQYTREKPLIIARGEGSYLIDVEGNRYLDGVSSLWVTVHGHCHPALNRAIKEQLDEIAHSTLLGLANVPSILLAKKLVEITPPGLNKVFYSDAGATAVEIALKMAFQYWQQKEGGRFRSKTKFISLVEAYHGDTIGSVSVGGISLFHGIFKPLLFECLHAPAPYCYRCPLERERESCGMACADRLEELLKEHHQEVAAVIIEPLVQGAAGMITAPDGFLRRVRELCTRYNVLLIADEVAVGFGRTGRLFACEHEGVSPDLMCLAKGITGGYLPLAATLTTDEVYSAFLGKPEEGKTFYHGHTYTGNPLACAAALASIELFEKENLLAALQPKIELLHRKLGGFWELPHVGDIRQRGMMVGIELVADKKTKQPYPREEQVGHRVILEARRRGLVIRPLDNVIVLMPVLAMSEEELNQVLEITYESIAVVTGK
- a CDS encoding Rqc2 family fibronectin-binding protein, which codes for MSVEERKSSMPFDGLVMAAVRKELESELLDGRIDRIYQPSPLEIHLLIHRPGTRARLLLSAHPENARVHLTGRVRENPPSPPVFCMVLRKHLEGGRIRGIQQRGLDRVLVFQVQSYNDLGEPSLKELVCEIMGRHSNIILVNPGTKQIIDAIKRYTYAVSRHREVLPGREYIPPPEQHKLNPLELKEEEFRQALLEAPLETPVAAILQRILDGISQVMAREILYRAGLAQDLILDHCGEHELVVLWQAIQQMAGAIARGEFQPSLVLDEQGRPREFAAFDLTHFHPLTRRQGTMNTLVDLFYTAREEEQDYQSKKQSLLTVVRREMGRLSQKLSLQEESLAKAERADEYRIFGELIMANLYRLEKGLSEVTLENFYDPGKKMVIISLDPRLKPVQNAQAYFKKYTKAKQTREETGNRIEQTQRELEYLKGVETAIIQATTVPELVEIREELEEQGYLKPANREKKREPEKPRPLVFTSSDGFTILVGRNNKQNDYLTLRLARGEDVWLHTRDIPGSHVLIRTGGRTVPETTLAEAASLAAYFSRARESQNVPVDYTLRRNVHKPRGARPGYVIYTGQRTLTVNPDQELVERLKA